The nucleotide window tgatgtttctgtttctaatCCCGATCTTTGCAGTGGTGGTATTTTGTATCTCTGACCTCATTTTCATCTGTTGTCTGTATTTTAGTTAATTATTCTCCTCTCTAGTGATTCTCTGTTAAGGAGAATACCGTTTTCCAGAAGCTCTGAGTGGTTTCTAGTTTGTCGTTTTACTAGACCGGCGATAAAGGTGTCAGGAGGCTTGTTCTGAAAGAGAAAGGACAGCTCTGAGAGCTATTTGGGGCCTGGCTGGGGAGAGCGttgcagaaagagaaggaaggtttGGGGAGATGGAAAGGGACTTACTCTGAATCTGAAACGGAAAACCAACAGCCACCAGGAGTAAGAAACGTAGAATGGAAAAAGTGGAACAAGGTCGCAGATTCTGACTAAATCCCAAAGAGACTGAGCTTCCAAGCCTTCAGTATTAGTACTTCCACAGAGAATTGTTTTTCCATGTTGAATATCTCGGTGACTTTAGTTCATTTTTCCAGCTCATCAGATATGTGTTGCATTTCAGTCTTATCTTCTGAACTGTGTTGTCACTTGGAATGCAGTTAGTGTTTCCTGACTTCATTCTGCGAGTTGTTAATGAAATGCTGAATTGTGCTGGACCTGGGACCCTCAGAGTGCCATGCGGGCTGACAGTGAATTATCCAGAGTTACTGTGCACTTGATATTTGAGCCGTGGTGCATGGGAGCATCCCTTGCCATTCAGCAACATCTCTGCTTCTGTTGTTTTACTTTGACAAGTCTGAATAATGTCTTAACTAAAAGGGCCCAAGTTATAACATGTTATTTTTCTCTAATGTGCTTCTTACAAATATCTAGACTTCTGCCAGTTCCTATTATTTGTGTGGCGTTGAAATTAGTGCTCTTATCTAATTTTCCTGTTACATCAGTGTTGTTAACTTTTTTAGAGTATTTTACATATTAGTTTGATAGCTATTATAGCTAGGAGGGGAACTGTTACTCGAGATTGTCAAAAATACAGGATTTCTGGGTTCCTTGTCTTTGACATAACTTAAAAGTATTCATATTCATTGTCTTTCTTCAGGAATCTGGGGTGATAATTGCCTAGAAATATACAGTTTGCTGTGTTTGAATTAGTAATTGTCCCCAAGAATTCAGGATAATAATGAGAGACTGAacgaacaaaacaaataaatattgtgtttcagggaagaagaaatcccaagaaaataaaaacaaagcaaacaaaactgaAGACATACAGCTGAAGACAAGTGAGCCAGATTCCACCTCTGCAAATATGAGAGATTCTGTGGAAGGTAAGCTTGGGTTTTGGACCCGTATGATTCGGGTATACATTGCCACCAGTTACTTTGACTTTGTATCTCCTTGGAACGCCCTCTGAGAATCATCCAATAACCATAAAGGGTTAAACAGCAGAAAGGTCGCCTGGATTTAATGTGGCAAGTTGAACCTTACACGTCTCACCTCGCCTTCAAAAAATCATTGAAGACCTTCCTTGTTAAAAATGAAGTTATTCCctggttaaaataaaatgaaacataccGTGTGATTGTATTTACTGGCAGGAACAGGAGGGGCCTCTGGGGTGCCAATACTAGTCCATCGCTGGGTTGGGATGAGCACATCAGTGTATTTACTCTGTAGACATCTCACCTTGCTATACTTTTCTTTAcgttttttactttaattaaaagCTCACTAAAACATATCAAGCACCTTTGATTTTATATATCAGAATGAAAAGTATATAGAATGaaaagtttctgttttttttcttagaaattaaatTCCTACTTTATCTCTTCATGTTTCTCCCcacaaatttttcttctttagagccCCTTCCGAGAATTCATATTCTAGGCCCTCCACGATGTAAGAATTCCCAGAGACGGGGATTGAATGTTACTTGGGAAGGCAGATTGCCCTGTGCCTGGTGCCGTCGAGACACCATGTCGAGACTCTTGCCAGTAGAAGTGAGGGGGACGGTGTGTGTCTTAATTTGTTATGTGGCAAATTCATGCAACAGACCGGGCTTGCTCAAGAGTTCGTAGTGACCCAAACAGGCAGCTTTCAAAATACAGGCTGTGACTCTTTCAAAAAacatttgcagaaaaaaaaaaaaccccagcaaaatACTGTGAATGccttttataatcattttattaGCACTGTTTGTGGGGATGACATTCGTAAAGGATTGTAATTTTCTGTGGCATCTTACGAAGCAAGAATAGACAAATTTATTTCCCAGAGCCCTATAAAAAAAAGTTCTGCCTGCTAACAGCAGGTTTGCTAAGACGTTTGTTTGAACAATGACAAAAATACGAAAGAACCTTACTACTATTAGTGGCAGAATTAACAATCCAACAGTCCCCTCTCCCATTCAGTAATTCAGGACAGTTATTTTTTCCTGATATAACATCAGGTCCTGTGaaaaaaagatacttaatattttgCCTGCTTGTGGTGCAGCTGGTCAGTATTTGATTGGTTCCGTACCTTGTGGTTGTCAGCTTCTCCTGCACGTTCTGTTTGGTCCTCAGAAAGTAGTCTCTATTACTGAGCAAACAGTTCAGACTCTTCCTTGTGTTTCCCAAACCACTGTTTATGTTTAAAACTCACCAGACCTCGAGTGTGGCCACGCTTTGGTTCATAGAGCCGTGCACATTTTGGTTCATATTACTTTGGGCAGTTTTAAATCTGGGATTGTTTACCAATCATAGAAAAAATACTTCCATTAAAAGAAGCCATGGATTTTGGCTAAAAATGAACTGTATAAAGAAATTTTTGAGCCTTAGAgatgttattttcatttctgttgtctcattttgattttttttagcagtgtgctgggtctttgttgaaaatgtatttggaaaGGGAGTTAGCTCCTAATTTGAAATACATTACTACCATCAAATGACTGGTTTCCCAGTTTGAGGAAACCTCATGCAATTTAAGAAATATGTCTGGAGGAAAGAAGGCTGGTGTCCGTTTAGAGGCAGAAACCTTAATTGCTAGTGGATGGTAGCGGTAGATGGGGAAAAAGGAAGACCGATATTCCTAGGAAACAGCAGGAGGACTAGGACGGAATCACTGAGCTTGCATTAATACCTTGCATGTGCAGAGTGTGAAAAGGTTGGCTTTTAAAACCCTTCCTTGTCCCCGGTATCCAGGCAGTCACCAAGTTTGTTTACAGGACTCTGGTAGCGTATCTCCATGATCTGACCgcttttttttctgcctcttctgCTTCTTTCCGTTTCCATCTCTCAGTGTAGGTAGCCAACCTCTCCCTTCTGATGCCACTGCATCAGTATTGGTTTTctgcctctccccaaccccttGATACACACTGCAGCCAAATCTCCCAAATGGCACTCTTCtgctttaaaatatcttaatggCTCCCTGTTGCCTCCAGCTAAGTCCACACTGATTTACAGTGTGCTGCATGTTTTGATTGCTCCTGCTTGATTTTCCTCTTCTATCCTTGTCCTTCAGGTTCTGCCTGCTTAGTACTTTCTCTAAGAAGCCTCCCCTGATCAGTTAACCAAGCCGCTGGATGTTCCTCCCGTGTGCTTCTGTCCTGTACCTTGTTAACCATGTACTTCCATAAGCTTGACCATTAATTCATTGTAGTAATGTTGCCTGCTTGCCTCGCTCCTGTTAAAGTGGAGCTCTATAAGGATAAGGATCTTGGTGGCTTTATTCACCTAGTACTGATGTGTAGTAAATACTTGTCCAGTGAATAGGGGGAGAGCCAGTTAATAGAACCAGGAGAAGTCAGAGTAGCTCTGCTTCTTCTACAGGCCCATTCTTAACTCTTGAGGTATCTGCAGTAAAAGGGGTATAGTTCAGCAGAGAGTTAGGTGGTCCTGTAGAGAAAGCGGCATCGTGGGCCATCCCCATCAGCGTTAAACGCTCTGTGCCAGCCCCTGTCTCAGAGGCCCTTGCTgtccctgtgtttccttctagcCGCTACCCCcatttttctgctttcctttacAGCTAAACTTGAGAGAGTTGCTTATAGTCTCcctgtctctccttccttctgttcTCTTCTGAACTCCGTGAGGCCTCTGCCCCCACTACTCCGCCAAAACTGTTGTTGTCACCATCACCACAGCTCCACCGTAGCAAATGGAATGTTCAGTTCTCACTCCCATCTTACCCAGCCCATTAGCAGTTCTGGACACAGCTGATCACTCCCTCCTTAGTTTAAGGGCCGCCACTCTCTTGGCTCTCCAGATACCTCCCTGGCCATTCCTCTGAACCCTGGGTACTGGAGTCATCTGGGGGACACAGCCATCCCCCCTCTTCTGTCTGCATTCGCTCTCCAAGTGACCTCGTCCAGACCTGTGCTCCAAGTGCCATTTCTAGTCTGAGGACTTAGCCATTTCTAGTCTTAGCCTCTTTTGGACCGTGAGTCATATATAACTACTTAATATCTTTACTTGGATATTTGTAAGTAAGGTACCTCAAACTTCAGTACATCCAGAGTAAACTCTAgtttccccccaacacacacaaacgcacacagACCAGACTTGCTTTTCTCTCCGTCTAATACAGTTTAGTGAGCAGGGTAATGGCAGTTGCTGTGGAATCCTCCTtgacccttcctcctcctccaccaccacccaccgTAGTCAGTCAACAAGCACATCTTGTCAGCTTCATCTCCAAAATAATCCAGAGTCTGACGACTTCCTACCACCTCCCCAAGCCACTCTCATCTCTTCTCCTGGAGCATATAGTAGGGTTGCCTCCACCCTTGTCCACCTACAGTTTTCTGTCTTCCTCGTAGCACCTGGAGTGATTCTCTTGTATTTCAGTGGATCATATATTTCTCTGTTAGAACTTTCCGATAGCTCCCTGTTTTACTCAGAGTAAAGGCCAACAGCCTACAAGTCTCTGCATGAGCTGATCTCATCTCCTGCTCTCCTTTCTCCCCCCGTATGGACCGCCCCCACTCGCCCTACGGCCTCTACGACTTCTTGGCCGTTCCTTGACTACATCTGACATGCTCTTGACTCAGAGCTTATGCATTTACTGTTTCCTCTGTCCAGAGGGCTTCCGTCCCCCAGATATTTGCATGACTCATTTTCTTTAGGTGTCTGCTCGCCTGTCACCTTGCTAGCGAGTCCACCTGTGCACCATTAACCTCAGGTTGGGCTGGGCTGGATTCCTCCTGGGCACAGAGACTCAGAAGTgacttcagatttctttttccttctctgaggtACTCCTGAGTCCTCCATAATTTAATCAGCCTTGGAAGAAGTGAGCTCTGAAGTTCCTTTTACATGAAAAATGATGATTGCATGATTTTGGGAAATGTTTTAGCTCTCAATATACAGTTTTAgtcaggaggagggagagagaatcaTTGCATTCAAGACAGACCACTGAGAATCTAACCTGGTAATATGTTTAGTAATTTTCTGGTTTCCATTCGGAATCATGAAAAATTGGAATTCATGACCATAGTATCTTGAATTTCAGTATCAACTACTgcaacacagtttttttttttttttttttgtggtgcgcgggcctctcactgttgtggcctctcccgttgaggagcacaggctccggacgcgcaggctcagcggccatggctcacgggcccagccgctctacggcatgtgggatcctcccggaccggggcacgaacccgcgtcccctgcatcggcaggcggactctcaaccactgcgccaccagggaagccctccgacACAGTTTTAAGCACTACAGTTTCTGTAAACAAAAATGTTGTTTATATGTATGCgatgaaacacaaaagaacctaaGCTCCTTCAGGCATTTATTGTTCACATTGTATCCTCACTGCCCACGGAGCTGCCTGGTACAGAGCAGGTGCtctgtaaacatttgttgaatgagtgaaatgGAATTTTATGCAGTACAGCTTTATAACCGAGAAAGCAGAGCTGTGTGTTGTTACGACCTCCCTTACACATTTAGGGGATAAGAGAAATAACGTGAATAATGGAAACTGATCACAAGTGGCTGGTGTGTGCCCTGACTTCCATGCTTCTGCCTCCCTGTGCTTTCCAGGCCCCAGAGACGAAGACGAGAAGCCTTCCGCGTCCGCCGCCGAGCAGACGGCTGCCCTTCAGGAGGTGGTGAGTCAGGATGTGCCTCTGGAGCCCGCCCTCCCGCCCCCTGCCCAGGACCCCCAGGTGGGACTGGCCGCAGAGCTGGACGCGGCGCGTAGCGATGCGAACGAcgcggaggaggaagaggaggaggagggggaggagggggagctggacgaggaggaggcggcggcagcTGGCGTGCCAGGCGGGAGCGCCGCCGGAGAGCTGGAGATGCGGTGTGACGAGAGCCCAGAGGATCTGTTAGAAGAGCCACGGACTGTTCCGCTGGGCGCTCTTGAAGACTCTCCGGAGGTAGCACCTGCCGTCAGAATTCCCAAAGCTAAAGAAGAGGCCAATGGTGACGTGTTTGAAACGTTTCTGTTCCCGTGTCAGCACTGCGAGAGGAAGTTCACGACCAAACAGGGGCTGGAGCGGCACATGCACATCCACATATCCACGGTAAACCACGCCTTCAAGTGCAAGTACTGCGGGAAGGCGTTCGGCACGCAGATCAACAGGCGGCGGCACGAGCGGCGCCACGAGGCGGGGCTGAAGCGGAAGCCCAGCCTGACGCTCCGGCCACCGGAGGCCCCAGCCGATGGCAGGGCGCCCGGGGACGGCGCTCCTCCGAAGGATGACGCGCAGCCTCCCAGTCTTGCGCAAGACTCTCTGACCTTGAATTCAGAGAAGGCTTCCCAAGACACGGTAAATTCTTCTGTTGTAGAAGAGAACGGAGAAGTTAAGGAGCTTCATCCGTGCCAATACTGTAAAAAGGTTTTTGGAACTCACACCAACATGAGGCGGCATCAGCGCAGGGTCCACGAGCGTCACCTGATTCCTAAAGGTGTGCGGCGAAAAGGGGGTCTCCTCGAAGAGCAGCAGCCCCCGGCAGAGCAGGCCCCGCCCGCCCAGAGTGTCTACGTACCCAGCACAGagccagaggaggaaggggaggcagaCGACGTGTACATCATGGATATTTCTAGCAATATCTCGGAAAATTTAAATTACTACATTGATGGTAAAATTCAGACCAGCTGCAGCACCAGTAACTGTGATGTTATTGAGATGGAATCCAGTTCGGCAGACTTGTATGGTATCAACTGTCTGCTCACTCCGGTTacagtggaaataactcaaaatataaaGACCACACAGGTCCCTATAACAGATGATCTTCCGAAAGAGCCTTCCAGCAGCACGAACAGTGAGTCCAAGAAACGGAGGACTGCCAGTCCTCCTGTGTTGCCCAGAATTAAAGCCGAGACCGAGTCTGATGCCGTAGCACCTTCGTGTTCCTTGAGCCTGCCTCTCAGCATATCAACCACAGAGGCCGTTCCGttccacaaagagaaaaatgtgtatttgtcATCGAAGCTCAAACAACTGCTTCAAACGCAGGAGAAACTGACTCCTCCTGCAGGGATTTCAGCCACTGAAATACCTAAATTAGGTCCTGTCTGTGTGTCCACGCCTGCGTCGATGCTCCCTGTGACCTCGAGCAGGTTTAAGAGGCGGACCAGCTCTCCCCCCAGCTCTCCACAGCACAGTCCTGCCCTTCGAGACTTTGGGAAGCCGGGCGATGGGAAAGCCATGTGGACTGAGGCAGTTCTGAGTTCCAAAAAGCCCAAATTAGAAAGTCATAGCAACTCACCAGCATGGAGTTTGTCtgggagagatgagagagaaactGGGAGCCCTCCAGGCTTTGATGAATATAAAGTATCTAAAGAGTGGGCAGCTAGTTCTACTTTTAGCAACGTGTGCAACCAGCAGCCACTGGATTTATCCAGTGGTGTAAAACAGAAGGCTGAGGGTACAGGCAAGGCTCCGGTCCAGTGGGAATCTGTGTTAGATCTCAGTGTGCATAGAAAGCCTAGTAGTGACTCTGAAGGCAAGGAATTCAAAGAAAACCATTCGGTGCAGCCAGCCTGCAGCGCtgcaaagaaaaagaagccaaCCACCTGCATGCTACAGAAGGTCCTTCTCAACGAATACAATGGCGTCGACTTACCTGTAGAAAATGCTCCAGACGTGACCAGGAGCCCCAGTCCTTGTAAACCCCTAGATCCTCAGCCGGACCCTGACCTTGGTCCCGACTCTAGCTTACCTGCCCCTCCTGGCGAGTCTCCTCCTTCGTCACCTGCCCTGCAGACATCTTCCCTTTCTTCCGGGCAGCTGCCGCCTCTCTTGACCCCAACCAATCCCTCTTCCCCCCAGCCCTGTCCTCCTGTGTTAACTGttgccaccccaccccctccgctGCTTCCCACTGTACCTCTTGCAGCCCCCTCTTCCGGGGCATCCCCTCATCCGTGTCCCTCTCCACTCTCGAACGCCACCGCACAGTCCCCACTTCCAATTCTTTCCCCAACGGTGTCTCCCTCGCCATCTCCCATTCCTTCCGTGGAGCCCCTCACGTCTGCTGCCTCACCGGGGCCTCCGACGCTCTCTTCGTCTTCGTCCTCATCTGCTTCGCCTTCGTTCTCTTCTtcgtcctcctcctcttctccttcgcCACCTCCTCTCTCAGCAGTATCGTCTGTGGTTTCCTCTGGGGATAATCTGGAAGCCTCTCTGCCCATGATATCTTTTAAACAGGAGGAATTAGAGAATGAAGGTCCGAAAGCGAGGGAAGAATCCCAGTCTGCCACTGCGCGGGATATCGTTCAGGagacattcaacaaaaattttgtCTGCAACGTCTGTGAATCACCTTTCCTTTCCATTAAAGATCTAACCAAACATTTATCCATTCACGCTGAGGAATGGCCCTTCAAATGTGAATTTTGTGTGCAGCTCTTTAAGGCTAAAACGGATTTGTCAGAACATCGCTTTTTGCTTCATGGAGTTGGGAATATCTTTGTGTGTTCGGTTTGTAAAAAAGAATTTGCGTTTTTGTGCAACCTGCAGCAGCACCAGCGAGACCTCCACCCCGACACGGTGTGCACACACCGTGAGTTTGAAAGCGGCACCCTGAGGCCCCAGAACTTCACAGATCCCAGCAAGGCCCACGCAGAGCATATGCAGAGTTTGCCGGAAGATCCTTTAGAAACGTCTAAAGAAGAAGAGGAGCTGAACGATTCCTCAGAAGAGCTTTACACGACCATAAAGATAATGGCTTCTGGAATAAAGACGAAAGATCCAGATGTTCGATTGGGTCTCAATCAGCATTACCCAAGCTTTAAACCACCTCCATTTCAGTACCATCACCGCAACCCCCTAGGCATTGGTGTGACGGCCACAAATTTCACTACACACAATATCCCACAGACGTTTACTACCGCCATTCGCTGCACCAAGTGTGGGAAAGGTGTGGACAACATGCCTGAGCTGCACAAACACATCCTGGCGTGTGCTTCCGCTAGCGACAAGAAGAGGTATACCCCGAAGAAAAATCCAGTCCCGCTGAAACAGACTGTGCAGCCCAGAAACGGTGTGGTGGTTTTGGACAGCTCTGGGAAGAATGCCTTCAGACGAATGGGACAGCCCAAAAGACTGAACTTTAGCGTTGAGCTCAGCAAAATGTCCTCAAATAAGCTCAAGTTAAATGcgttgaagaaaaaaaaccagCTTGTCCAGAAAGCCATCCTTCAGAAAAACAAGTCTGCAAAGCAGAAAGCCGACCTAAAAAATGCTCCTGAGTCGTCCTCGCACATCTGCCCGTACTGCAACAGAGAGTTCACGTACATCGGGAGCCTGAACAAGCACGCCGCTTTCAGCTGTCCCAAGAAACCCCTTTCTCCTTCCAAGAGAAAAGCTTCCCATTCATCCAAGAAAGGAGGACACCCATCACCTGCAAGTAGTGACAGGAACAACGGCAGCAGCCACCGCAGACGGACAGCGGACGCAGAGATCAAAATGCAAAGCATGCAGGCGCCGTTGGGCAAGACCAGAGCTCGCAGCTCGGGCCCT belongs to Pseudorca crassidens isolate mPseCra1 chromosome 2, mPseCra1.hap1, whole genome shotgun sequence and includes:
- the PRDM2 gene encoding PR domain zinc finger protein 2 isoform X5, translated to MTIWSTQLAEPLCRTLQEPEGKKKSQENKNKANKTEDIQLKTSEPDSTSANMRDSVEGPRDEDEKPSASAAEQTAALQEVVSQDVPLEPALPPPAQDPQVGLAAELDAARSDANDAEEEEEEEGEEGELDEEEAAAAGVPGGSAAGELEMRCDESPEDLLEEPRTVPLGALEDSPEVAPAVRIPKAKEEANGDVFETFLFPCQHCERKFTTKQGLERHMHIHISTVNHAFKCKYCGKAFGTQINRRRHERRHEAGLKRKPSLTLRPPEAPADGRAPGDGAPPKDDAQPPSLAQDSLTLNSEKASQDTVNSSVVEENGEVKELHPCQYCKKVFGTHTNMRRHQRRVHERHLIPKGVRRKGGLLEEQQPPAEQAPPAQSVYVPSTEPEEEGEADDVYIMDISSNISENLNYYIDGKIQTSCSTSNCDVIEMESSSADLYGINCLLTPVTVEITQNIKTTQVPITDDLPKEPSSSTNSESKKRRTASPPVLPRIKAETESDAVAPSCSLSLPLSISTTEAVPFHKEKNVYLSSKLKQLLQTQEKLTPPAGISATEIPKLGPVCVSTPASMLPVTSSRFKRRTSSPPSSPQHSPALRDFGKPGDGKAMWTEAVLSSKKPKLESHSNSPAWSLSGRDERETGSPPGFDEYKVSKEWAASSTFSNVCNQQPLDLSSGVKQKAEGTGKAPVQWESVLDLSVHRKPSSDSEGKEFKENHSVQPACSAAKKKKPTTCMLQKVLLNEYNGVDLPVENAPDVTRSPSPCKPLDPQPDPDLGPDSSLPAPPGESPPSSPALQTSSLSSGQLPPLLTPTNPSSPQPCPPVLTVATPPPPLLPTVPLAAPSSGASPHPCPSPLSNATAQSPLPILSPTVSPSPSPIPSVEPLTSAASPGPPTLSSSSSSSASPSFSSSSSSSSPSPPPLSAVSSVVSSGDNLEASLPMISFKQEELENEGPKAREESQSATARDIVQETFNKNFVCNVCESPFLSIKDLTKHLSIHAEEWPFKCEFCVQLFKAKTDLSEHRFLLHGVGNIFVCSVCKKEFAFLCNLQQHQRDLHPDTVCTHREFESGTLRPQNFTDPSKAHAEHMQSLPEDPLETSKEEEELNDSSEELYTTIKIMASGIKTKDPDVRLGLNQHYPSFKPPPFQYHHRNPLGIGVTATNFTTHNIPQTFTTAIRCTKCGKGVDNMPELHKHILACASASDKKRYTPKKNPVPLKQTVQPRNGVVVLDSSGKNAFRRMGQPKRLNFSVELSKMSSNKLKLNALKKKNQLVQKAILQKNKSAKQKADLKNAPESSSHICPYCNREFTYIGSLNKHAAFSCPKKPLSPSKRKASHSSKKGGHPSPASSDRNNGSSHRRRTADAEIKMQSMQAPLGKTRARSSGPAQVPLPSSSFRSKQNVKFAASVKSKKPSSSLRNLSPIRMAKMTHSDSKKPKAAARNHAAQLSGKTSRSLHVRAQKSRAVLQSKSALASKKRTDRFSVKSRERSGGPITRSLQLAAAADPSENRREDGSGKQELKDFSYSLRLASRCPPPAAPYITRQCRNVKATAAAQFQGSLFKE
- the PRDM2 gene encoding PR domain zinc finger protein 2 isoform X1 → MARVPSPWAADRNWAARQENAEPVAAAETLAEVPEHVLRGLPEEVRLFPSAVDKTRVGVWATKPILKGKKFGPFVGDKKKRSQVKNNVYMWEVYYPNLGWMCIDATDPEKGNWLRYVNWACSGEEQNLFPLEINRAIYYKTLKPIAPGEELLVWYNGEDNPEIAAAIEEERASARSKRSSPKSRKGKKKSQENKNKANKTEDIQLKTSEPDSTSANMRDSVEGPRDEDEKPSASAAEQTAALQEVVSQDVPLEPALPPPAQDPQVGLAAELDAARSDANDAEEEEEEEGEEGELDEEEAAAAGVPGGSAAGELEMRCDESPEDLLEEPRTVPLGALEDSPEVAPAVRIPKAKEEANGDVFETFLFPCQHCERKFTTKQGLERHMHIHISTVNHAFKCKYCGKAFGTQINRRRHERRHEAGLKRKPSLTLRPPEAPADGRAPGDGAPPKDDAQPPSLAQDSLTLNSEKASQDTVNSSVVEENGEVKELHPCQYCKKVFGTHTNMRRHQRRVHERHLIPKGVRRKGGLLEEQQPPAEQAPPAQSVYVPSTEPEEEGEADDVYIMDISSNISENLNYYIDGKIQTSCSTSNCDVIEMESSSADLYGINCLLTPVTVEITQNIKTTQVPITDDLPKEPSSSTNSESKKRRTASPPVLPRIKAETESDAVAPSCSLSLPLSISTTEAVPFHKEKNVYLSSKLKQLLQTQEKLTPPAGISATEIPKLGPVCVSTPASMLPVTSSRFKRRTSSPPSSPQHSPALRDFGKPGDGKAMWTEAVLSSKKPKLESHSNSPAWSLSGRDERETGSPPGFDEYKVSKEWAASSTFSNVCNQQPLDLSSGVKQKAEGTGKAPVQWESVLDLSVHRKPSSDSEGKEFKENHSVQPACSAAKKKKPTTCMLQKVLLNEYNGVDLPVENAPDVTRSPSPCKPLDPQPDPDLGPDSSLPAPPGESPPSSPALQTSSLSSGQLPPLLTPTNPSSPQPCPPVLTVATPPPPLLPTVPLAAPSSGASPHPCPSPLSNATAQSPLPILSPTVSPSPSPIPSVEPLTSAASPGPPTLSSSSSSSASPSFSSSSSSSSPSPPPLSAVSSVVSSGDNLEASLPMISFKQEELENEGPKAREESQSATARDIVQETFNKNFVCNVCESPFLSIKDLTKHLSIHAEEWPFKCEFCVQLFKAKTDLSEHRFLLHGVGNIFVCSVCKKEFAFLCNLQQHQRDLHPDTVCTHREFESGTLRPQNFTDPSKAHAEHMQSLPEDPLETSKEEEELNDSSEELYTTIKIMASGIKTKDPDVRLGLNQHYPSFKPPPFQYHHRNPLGIGVTATNFTTHNIPQTFTTAIRCTKCGKGVDNMPELHKHILACASASDKKRYTPKKNPVPLKQTVQPRNGVVVLDSSGKNAFRRMGQPKRLNFSVELSKMSSNKLKLNALKKKNQLVQKAILQKNKSAKQKADLKNAPESSSHICPYCNREFTYIGSLNKHAAFSCPKKPLSPSKRKASHSSKKGGHPSPASSDRNNGSSHRRRTADAEIKMQSMQAPLGKTRARSSGPAQVPLPSSSFRSKQNVKFAASVKSKKPSSSLRNLSPIRMAKMTHSDSKKPKAAARNHAAQLSGKTSRSLHVRAQKSRAVLQSKSALASKKRTDRFSVKSRERSGGPITRSLQLAAAADPSENRREDGSGKQELKDFSYSLRLASRCPPPAAPYITRQCRNVKATAAAQFQGSLFKE